The proteins below come from a single Perca flavescens isolate YP-PL-M2 chromosome 8, PFLA_1.0, whole genome shotgun sequence genomic window:
- the LOC114560829 gene encoding ubiquitin-conjugating enzyme E2 H, which produces MSSPSPGKRRMDTDVVKLIESKHEVTILSGLNEFVVKFHGPPGSSYEGGVWKVRVDLPDKYPFKSPSIGFMNKIFHPNIDEASGTVCLDVINQTWTALYDLTNIFESFLPQLLAYPNPIDPLNGDAAAMYLHRPEDYKHKIKEYIQKYATEEALKEQEEGGGDSSSESSMSDFSEDEAQDMEL; this is translated from the exons CATTGAGAGCAAGCATGAGGTCACCATCCTTAGTGGACTGAATGAGTTTGTGGTGAAGTTCCACGGACCACCTGGAT cgTCGTATGAAGGAGGTGTGTGGAAGGTCAGAGTGGACCTGCCAGATAAATACCCCTTCAAATCACCATCAATAG GATTCATGAATAAAATCTTTCATCCCAACATTGATGAAGC GTCAGGAACCGTGTGTTTAGATGTCATTAACCAGACATGGACAGCTCTCTACG ACCTCACCAACATCTTTGAGTCGTTCCTCCCTCAGCTGCTTGCCTACCCCAACCCCATCGATCCACTGAACGGGGACGCAGCTGCCATGTACTTGCACCGGCCGGAAGATTATAAACACAAGATCAAAG AGTACATCCAGAAGTATGCCACAGAGGAGGCTCtaaaggagcaggaggagggagggggcgaCTCCTCCTCCGAGAGCTCCATGTCAGACTTTTCGGAGGACGAGGCTCAGGACATGGAGttgtag